The DNA sequence TAAAAGTATGAACTGCTTTTCTGTCTCAGGAAAGCAGTTTTTTTATGGAGGAATTAAAAGTGACATTTGCTGAAACATTAGAAAGAGATGCACAACCTATTATTGATGAAATTTATCACGATGGTTTCATTCAAGATTTACTGAAAGCACAAATAGATAAAGAAGCAATCAGACAATATCTAAGAGCAGATGCATCTTATTTAAGAGAGTTTGCTAATATCTATGCTTTATTAATTCCAAAAATGCCTGATTTAGAAAATGTGCGTTTCTTAGTTGATCAAATTCAATTTATCGTCAATGGTGAAGTGGAAGCACATGAGTTTATGGCAGAATATGTCGGCGAACCATACAACGAAATCGTTCAAGAGAAGGTTTGGCCGCCAAGCGGAGACCACTATATTAAACACATGTATTACAACGTTTATGCACATGAAAATGCGGCATATGCGATTGCGGCGATGGCACCTTGTCCATATGTCTACGCAGAAGTTGCCAAACGTGCAATGCAAGATGCTTCGCTGAACAAAGATTCTATCTTAGAAAAATGGTTTGAATTTTATCAAACTGA is a window from the Staphylococcus sp. IVB6181 genome containing:
- the tenA gene encoding thiaminase II gives rise to the protein MTFAETLERDAQPIIDEIYHDGFIQDLLKAQIDKEAIRQYLRADASYLREFANIYALLIPKMPDLENVRFLVDQIQFIVNGEVEAHEFMAEYVGEPYNEIVQEKVWPPSGDHYIKHMYYNVYAHENAAYAIAAMAPCPYVYAEVAKRAMQDASLNKDSILEKWFEFYQTEMDPLIDVLNQLMNTLTQNMTEHEKQEVRDNYLQSTVHERNFFNMAYTSEKWEFGGTRV